The window AGCAATACTTTTTTAAAGCTTAAAATTCATACCACAGCTTAAGATGAGACGTTCGGTAACGGTCAAACTCCAGCCCTCGAAGGAGCAAGAGAAAATTCTTTTCCAGTTAGCCCACACAACAGCAATAATCTGGAATAAACTCAACTACGAAAGACTCAAGCAGTTCAAGGAGTTTGGTAAAATAGACTTTGGAACCACCGAGAAGGAGGCATATCACTCTTTCAAAGACTGGATTGGTGGTTCAACAGTCCAGCAAATCTGTCGCAAGAACGCGGAAGCATGGCGTTCATTCTTCTCCCTCAGTAAAAAGAAAAAGAAGGGGGAACTCCCCGACTGGTTCAAGCCAAGACCACCAAAGTTCATCAGAGAGAAGAACGGGCGAAAACTCTTCGTTATTCCGCTTAGAAACGACCAATACAGGATTAAGGATAACGTCATCGAGTTGAGGAGGCTCGGGAAGTTCAGGAAACTGGAAATTCAATTCAAGGGGAGAATACACTTGCGAGGCAAGCAGGGGCGGTTAGAGATAACTTACGACGAGGTAAAGCGTAAATGGTATGCTCACGTTAGTTTCACTGTCGAGGAAAAACTTGAGGGTGAGGAGGGGGTTAAACTCCCGAGGAAACCAAAGGGCAACCTCTCAGCCGGAATAGACTTGGGAGTGAACAATTTAATGGCCGTTTATGTCGAGAGTGGAGAAAGCTTTCTCGTGAACGGGAGGCCGTTAAAGAGTATTGACTTCTACTGGCAGAAGAAGATTGGGGAGTATCAGTCAAAACTCAACAAGTCCGGAGCCAAAACGAGCAGAAAGCTCAAAAGAATGCACGAGAGGGCTAAACTTCAGGCCAAACACTACATTAACACGGCAGTTAGACAAACCGTTAGAAAACTCTATGATTTGGGAGTTTCTAAAATCGTTGTTGGCTACCCGAAGGGAATAGCCCGGAACTCCGATAAGGGCAGGAAGCAGAATTTCCTCCTCTCTCACGTGTGGCGGTTTAATTACGTTATTAAACGCTTGAAGGAAGTTGCTGAAGAGTATGGTATTCAGGTTTTGGTTGTTAGTGAGGCTTTCACTTCTCAAACGTGCCCTCTCTGTGGCCAACGCCATTCTAACGCTCGTTTTGTTCGTGGGTTATTTAAGTGCCACAGAGAGGGCGTTGTAATGAATGCTGACTTGGTTGGGGCGTTTAACATTTTGAAGAAAGTGGTAAAAACCATAACCCCAAGTCTGGAGGGTCTTAAGGCCTTCCGGATGAGGGGTAATGGGGGGAAGGCCCTCCCCGAGGGGTTCGAAGAATCCTCTTCGAGGGTTATCCTGATGAGAACCCCTCAAACCTCCCCGTCACTGGCGAGGGGTTAATTCACTGGAACCCCCGCCCTGAAGGGCGGGGAGGAGGTCAGACAAATGTGATAATAGAAATCGCTAGGGATAACGAGGAAGTCTTTGAAAAAGTCACGGCTTTGGACAACACCTTCTACATAACCTCGATATCAAGTTCGAAATCCTTGTCGGGATGCCTAAAAAAGATGAACTCATATGACTTGAAACGCTCATCGAGCTCCCCTTTGATGGGAAATGCGCCGAAATAGCCTCGTATCTCCATAAAAAACTGCGGGAAAAGGGAAGTCCCATGTCCTTTAGGGACCTGTTCATAGCATCAATTGCGATTGTTAATGGCCTGCCGGTAATAACCTTGGACAGCGACTTTGAGGTTTTGAAGGAATTGGGCTTTGAAGTTCACATCATTTAGGCTCTCCAACCCACGCCCCAGGTTCGACCTCTATCGCCGCCACCCCGTACTTCCTCTCCTTTTCCTCCGAGTAGAAGCGGCGGTACACCTTAACACCGTCCTCGACGCTCCCCACTCCCGGGAGGACGTTCTCAATGCCCTCCTTCTCCAGCATCTCCCTGAAGGAGGAGTAAACCCTCACGTCCTTCACGACGCACACCAGCTTGTTCTCGAAGATTATCTCGTCTCCCGGCCTGATTCCCTGCCTCTTCTCGTCGTAAAGCCTGCCTTCAATCCTCTTCCTTCCCTCGGCTATCGCCTTCAGGTACTCCTCCTGGAGCCCCATCCTCCACGTCGCCACCCTTTCACCTCCTCAGACGAGGTAGCGAACGATGCTCGGGCTTATCCTTATTAGCTTTGCGAGGAGTTTTGGCCTCCTGAGTATCGCCTTCGCGGTCTTCACGTGGTCGTCAAAGTCGGCCTGCCCTTCTATGACCTCCTTCGCCTCCGCGCTTCCGAGAACCTCAAAGACGCGCTCGATGTTCTCCTGGCTCATTCCCCTGAAAATCTTCCTGAAGCGCAGTCCGAAGCTTATCTGATTCCGTATTTCCCGGCAGAGCCTCTCGTACTCAGCCAGCTTCCCCACCATCAGGGCTTCCCTGAGGGCACGGGCGCAGAGCATCCCGAAGACGATTCCCCCCGCGGTGGTCGGCTTTATCTGCAGTGCCGCGTCCCCGAGCAGTGCCACGTTGCCCCTCACCCACGGCTTTCTCCAGCCGAAACCAACCGAACCCGCCTTGAACTCGACTATGGAGGTGGGCTTGAGCATCCTCACCCGGAGGAAGCGGTTGAGGGCCTCGATGCTCCCGAGGGTTCCGACCCTCGCCAGCCCCTCGTTCACCGGCGCCACCCACATGAAGAAGTCCCCGTTCATGTCCTTGTTCACCCAGACCTCAACGAAGTCCTTCCTGAACTCCCCAACGACCTCCACCTCATAGCCGCTCAGGAACTCCGCGTCCGTCCTGGCCCCGATGGCTTTGGCAACGGCACTGTTAACGCCGTCCGCCCCAACGTAGAAGCTTGCCTCAACTTCGAGGGTTTCTCCCAGGTGCTGGAGCACGGCTTTCCCGTTCCTGAACCCCTTGAAAGTCGTGGCCATGTAGTATTCCACACCCCTCCGAGCGGCCCTTTCGGCCAGGCTCTTCTCCAGGGCTTTCCTGTCCACAAGGTATGCCTGGGAGGTCTTCCTCTCTATTTCAAAGCTCTGAATCCGTGAGTAGAACACCGCACCGCGGAGTTCGTTTATTACAGCCTCCTCAGGGAGGCCAAGCCTCTCGTAGTTCGCCGCCCCGATGATGCCCGTGCAGGCTTTACCTCCAAACGCACCTTTCTTTTCGACTACAGCGACGCTGAAGTCCCTGGCGAGCAGGTTCGCAAGGTAGTTGCCCGCGGGCCCGCCACCAATGATGAGAACATCGTACTTCATCCTCACCCCTCGTCCGAAGTAGTTTTTAAACCCTAAAAACCTAACCTTCCCGGTGATTGAGATGAAGGTTCTCATAACAGGTTTTGAACCCTTTGGGGGAGAGGAGATAAACCCGTCATGGAAGGCGGTTGAGCGGCTTCCGGAGAGTATAGGCGGGGCGAGGCTGATAAAACACAGGCTGCCGGTGACCTTCAGGGGAGTCAGGGAGATTCTGCCGAGGCTCATCGTGGAGGAGCGCCCCGATGTGGTCATCATGACGGGTCAGGCTGGGGGACGGCCCAACGTGACCGTTGAAAGGGTTGCGATAAACGTGATGGACAGCAAGATGCCGGACAACGAGGGCTTTGCCCCCGAGGACGAGCCGGTCTTTGAGGGCGCCCCGGCCGCGTACTTCGCGACGCTCCCCATAAAGGCCATCGTTGCTGCCCTTCGGAGAGAGAACATACCTGCGGCGGTCTCCAACACCGCCGGCACCTACGTCTGCAACGCGGCCATGTTCACGGCGCTCCACACGATAGCCGTTGCAGGGATGGAAACTAGAGCTGGCTTCATCCATGTGCCCTTTATCCACGAGCAGGCCCTGGAAAAGCC of the Thermococcus sp. JdF3 genome contains:
- a CDS encoding RNA-guided endonuclease TnpB family protein, with translation MRRSVTVKLQPSKEQEKILFQLAHTTAIIWNKLNYERLKQFKEFGKIDFGTTEKEAYHSFKDWIGGSTVQQICRKNAEAWRSFFSLSKKKKKGELPDWFKPRPPKFIREKNGRKLFVIPLRNDQYRIKDNVIELRRLGKFRKLEIQFKGRIHLRGKQGRLEITYDEVKRKWYAHVSFTVEEKLEGEEGVKLPRKPKGNLSAGIDLGVNNLMAVYVESGESFLVNGRPLKSIDFYWQKKIGEYQSKLNKSGAKTSRKLKRMHERAKLQAKHYINTAVRQTVRKLYDLGVSKIVVGYPKGIARNSDKGRKQNFLLSHVWRFNYVIKRLKEVAEEYGIQVLVVSEAFTSQTCPLCGQRHSNARFVRGLFKCHREGVVMNADLVGAFNILKKVVKTITPSLEGLKAFRMRGNGGKALPEGFEESSSRVILMRTPQTSPSLARG
- a CDS encoding ASCH domain-containing protein, whose translation is MATWRMGLQEEYLKAIAEGRKRIEGRLYDEKRQGIRPGDEIIFENKLVCVVKDVRVYSSFREMLEKEGIENVLPGVGSVEDGVKVYRRFYSEEKERKYGVAAIEVEPGAWVGEPK
- a CDS encoding type II toxin-antitoxin system VapC family toxin; this encodes MREKGSPMSFRDLFIASIAIVNGLPVITLDSDFEVLKELGFEVHII
- the pcp gene encoding pyroglutamyl-peptidase I translates to MKVLITGFEPFGGEEINPSWKAVERLPESIGGARLIKHRLPVTFRGVREILPRLIVEERPDVVIMTGQAGGRPNVTVERVAINVMDSKMPDNEGFAPEDEPVFEGAPAAYFATLPIKAIVAALRRENIPAAVSNTAGTYVCNAAMFTALHTIAVAGMETRAGFIHVPFIHEQALEKPRPSMALETITRAFEVAVRTSLEV
- a CDS encoding NAD(P)/FAD-dependent oxidoreductase, producing the protein MKYDVLIIGGGPAGNYLANLLARDFSVAVVEKKGAFGGKACTGIIGAANYERLGLPEEAVINELRGAVFYSRIQSFEIERKTSQAYLVDRKALEKSLAERAARRGVEYYMATTFKGFRNGKAVLQHLGETLEVEASFYVGADGVNSAVAKAIGARTDAEFLSGYEVEVVGEFRKDFVEVWVNKDMNGDFFMWVAPVNEGLARVGTLGSIEALNRFLRVRMLKPTSIVEFKAGSVGFGWRKPWVRGNVALLGDAALQIKPTTAGGIVFGMLCARALREALMVGKLAEYERLCREIRNQISFGLRFRKIFRGMSQENIERVFEVLGSAEAKEVIEGQADFDDHVKTAKAILRRPKLLAKLIRISPSIVRYLV